A window of the Lactuca sativa cultivar Salinas chromosome 7, Lsat_Salinas_v11, whole genome shotgun sequence genome harbors these coding sequences:
- the LOC111883724 gene encoding uncharacterized protein LOC111883724 — MGHPHKTDEESKVLSSLMKTEESGLFNSTIVEEDADAAVLIGDMTDTTTLLSDEDDNWTDTSFDFSDNDASRSNSDVSYISGSMEKHIVAPGMMSDVSGNSSNKIMLTWVLKACEAMPCLSEPSSELSKNTQHHNSNTTIEDVRVCFEKCGVQDPGRKSYLPLSSNNDLKIWPPLTPIKPSFAFSKSRHQHNSNIKVVSDVLEESYGLTGGASYIASSSNSDLQEGNMSFKRSWREVLVGLGTSSEETQTRDIKGKSPLHNPDSWVKIVKKGSHTRDVKGKSALHDPDSWVKVVKKESHMQKLDYPSKDTAKKRHIPGDDYKKYRHNANQHWEIQKSLVEQARNAHAIGKRNEGVNLSEQARMWKEKAEQADEKASQDIFDSRNKNNIVDLMTIDLHGQHVKEGMMILKYHLAFGVYGRSLRRLRVITGYGSGGTGQSMLKQAVVDLLKMEKFEWEKENEGSLLIKFDMKKRKLGFVKL; from the exons ATGGGTCATCCACATAAGACTGATGAGGAATCAAAGGTTTTGAGTAGTTTGATGAAAACAGAAGAGAGTGGGTTGTTTAACTCTACCATAGTGGAAGAGGATGCTGATGCTGCAGTATTGATAGGGGATATGACAGATACAACGACCCTTTTGAGTGACGAAGACGATAATTGGACAGATACTTCTTTTGATTTCTCAGATAATGATGCTTCGCGCTCAAACTCTGATGTTTCCTATATATCTGGTAGTATGGAGAAACATATTGTTGCTCCTGGGATGATGTCAGATGTATCAGGGAATTCTTCCAACAAGATAATGCTAACATGGGTTCTGAAG GCATGTGAAGCAATGCCTTGTTTAAGTGAGCCCTCATCCGAGCTTTCCAAGAACACACAACATCACAACTCAAACACAACGATTGAAGATGTTAGagtttgttttgaaaaatgtgGCGTACAA GACCCCGGTAGAAAGTCATACCTACCTTTGTCATCTAATAATGATCTTAAGATATGGCCTCCTTTAACTCCTATCAAGCCCTCATTTGCGTTTTCGAAGAGTAGACATCAACACAATTCAAACATAAAAGTTGTTTCTGATGTTCTTGAAGAAAGTTACGGT TTAACTGGTGGGGCTTCTTACATTGCCTCATCATCTAATAGTGATCTCCAAGAGGGTAATATGTCATTCAAGAG GAGTTGGCGTGAAGTTCTTGTTGGCCTTGGAACTTCCTCTGAAGAGACTCAGACTCGGGACATTAAAGGAAAGAGTCCATTACATAATCCAGATAGTTGGGTGAAGATAGTAAAAAAAGGGTCACACACTCGGGACGTTAAAGGAAAGAGTGCATTACATGATCCAGATAGTTGGGTGAAGGTAGTAAAAAAAGAGTCACACATGCAAAAACTTGACTATCCTTCAAAAGACACCGCAAAAAAGCGACATATTCCTG GGGATGATTATAAGAAGTACAGGCATAACGCAAATCAACATTGGGAAATCCAAAAGTCCCTCGTTGAGCAG GCTAGAAACGCACATGCAATTGGAAAACGGAATGAGGGGGTAAATCTCTCCGAACAG GCAAGGATGTGGAAGGAAAAAGCTGAGCAAGCTGATGAAAAGGCTAGCCAGGATATTTTTGATTCAAG GAACAAAAATAACATTGTAGATTTGATGACAATCGATTTACATGGACAACATGTGAAAGAGGGAATGATGATACTAAAATATCACCTTGCATTTGGTGTATATGGTCGCT CTCTGCGGCGGCTCCGTGTCATCACCGGATATGGGAGTGGAGGAACTGGGCAGTCGATGCTGAAGCAGGCG GTTGTTGATCTCTTAAAAATGGAGAAATTTGAGTGGGAGAAAGAAAACGAAGGTagtcttctaatcaaatttgacATGAAGAAGAGAAAGTTGGGGTTTGTGAAATTGTAG